The Halorussus gelatinilyticus genome contains the following window.
TACCGGGGGCCGGGAGAGCGAAGAGTCGAGACGCAGAGCGGTCGCTCTACCGGTCTACCGGCTATCGAACACGCACCGCCATGCAGAAAGCCGAACTCATCTACCTTCACGCGCTGCTCGCAAAGACCCACGACTACCTCGCGGTCCGCCACGACCTGCCCGAGACGTTCGAGGGGTACGAATCGGACGGAGTCGGACCGTATCAGATTCAGCGTCGGAAAGACGAACACGAGACGGCAGTCGGTCTCCTCGCCGAGAGACTCGGGGACGAGGTGAGAGCGGAACTACGAGGCGACTCAGTAGCGGAACCGGACGACGACGCGGGAGACGAGCCGCGAGAACTCGAACTCCGGGAAGCGTGACGGCCCGCGTCGGCCGGAGCGGTCGCTGTTCCGAACGGGGACTCTCGTCGCCGAGAGCGCCGCAGTCGCTCGACGGGAATCGGCGGTTCCAAAAACGAACTCGTCTTTCGGTCGGCGCTCGGCAACCGAAGTTCTCACAACGGAGCATCGGAGCGAGTCGATTATCCTTTCGTTCCACAGTCGGGGCCGGTCGGAACCCGCCAGCGAACCCGTCACGCTTTTGCCCTCCCCACGCACAGACAGTAGCATGAAGCAGTCGCTGATGGACATCATCTGTTGTCCGCTGGACAAGCAGGAACTCGAACTCGACGCGACCGAGACCGAGGGCGACGAGGAGGTCATCTCGGGCACGCTGACCTGTACCGAGTGCGGCGAGACCTACCCCATCGAGGACGGCATCCCGAACCTCCTCCCGCCGGACATGCGCGACGTGGAAGCGTAGTTTTTTCTACCCTCCATTCGAGGTTCCGATAGCGTGTCAGAGAGTCTCCCCGTCCGCCTCAACCGCGACCGTCTACACGACATCGAGACGCGGGCGTCGTTCGAGACGACCGACTCGTTCGCGGTGATGGTCCACAACGGCGACGCGCCGGTCCACGTCCACCTACATCTGGACGACGCGCTATCGGCGGTCGCTTCCATCCCCGCGAACAACCACTTCGTAGACGCCGACTCGACCCGGCAGGTCGGCGTCGAGGTCGAGGAGGGCGGTCCCCGGCCGGTCGAAGGCCAACTCAAAATCGTCACCGGCCACGGCGCGGAGACCGATTACGTCTCCGTCACGATTGCCGAACCCGAAGAAGAGGAGCCGGTCGCGGTGGACGAGACGCTCGCCGAACGTTCCGCCACGCCCGGCGACGCCGACGACGAGGAGGATGCCGGCTTCGAGTTCCCGACCGCGGCCCTCCGCCAGAACGGCCCGGTCGCCGTCCTCGGTCTCCTCGCGCTGGCCGTCGCCGCCGGGTCGGCCTCGCTCGCGGACGGCGTGGCCGTGTTCGCCGGGTCGCTGGCCGTCCTCGGGAGTCTCGTCGCCGCGGGCTATCTCCTCGCTCGGTAGCACAACATTCCCCATCGGAACAACAATACAGACATTCCTCAGAGGATTCTACAGGTGTCTCAGATGAGCCAACCCGTGCCCATCGCATCGTTTTTGCTCCCGCTCGCCCTCGCTGTACACATGTCACTGGCCGAGGAGACTCGCGCGGCGGCCCGACGGCGGCCCTTCCTCGTGGACGCGCTCCGGGCGGGCGTCGTCAACTACACCGCGGCGGCACGCGAACTGGCCGAGGAGATGGACGGCGACCCGGACAACGACTCGGTCGCCACCGCGCTCCGGCGGTTCGCCGATTCGTTGCCCGACCGCGACGCCGACTCGCGGAGCGCGCGCGTCTCGATGAAGAGCGGACTGGGCGAAGTCGAAGCGAGTGCAGACGCCGCGGACGCCCTGCTCGCGGTCGGCGATACCCGCCTCGCGCCCGGCGAGGGGTCGCTCACGGGCGTTCTTGCGTCGGGCGACGTGGCCGCCACCGCGCTCGGTCACGTTCTCGGGCGCTTGGACGCCGAAGGGGTGGCGGTCCGCGCGGCCGGACTCGCGGGCGAGAGCCTGCTCGTGGCGGTCGAGCGTCGCGACGGGCCGGACGCGCTCCGCGTCGTGGAGGACGCCCTCGACGCGGTGCCCGGCGAGTGAGTCGGTCGGCGAGTCGCCGACCGACTCGCCGCACGAGGGCCACCTTCACGGAAGCCGGTAATCGGCGCGAAGTGCGCCTACCGAACGTTTAAAACGCCACCTCCGGCTACTAGCCGCCAATGACGCTCCACGTGACGAACACCCTCACCGGTGAGCGGGAACCGTTCGAACCGCAGGACCCCGAATCTGTACTGCTCTACTACTGCGGACTGACCGTCTCGGACTTCGCGCACCTCGGGCACGCCCGGGCGTGGGTCCACGTAGACGTGATGCATCGCTGGCTCGAAAATCTCGGGTACGACGTGCGACACGTCGAGAACTTCACCGACGTCAACGAGAAAATCGTCGCCCGCGTCGGCGAGGACGACCTCGGCGAGAGCGAAGACGAGGTGGCCCGCCACTTCATCTCGGAGGTTATCACCGACATGCGCTCGCTCAACCTCCGGCGCGCGGAGGTCTACCCCCGCGTCAGCGAACACGTCCC
Protein-coding sequences here:
- a CDS encoding UPF0058 family protein, giving the protein MQKAELIYLHALLAKTHDYLAVRHDLPETFEGYESDGVGPYQIQRRKDEHETAVGLLAERLGDEVRAELRGDSVAEPDDDAGDEPRELELREA
- a CDS encoding methytransferase partner Trm112, with translation MKQSLMDIICCPLDKQELELDATETEGDEEVISGTLTCTECGETYPIEDGIPNLLPPDMRDVEA
- a CDS encoding DUF7524 family protein, giving the protein MSESLPVRLNRDRLHDIETRASFETTDSFAVMVHNGDAPVHVHLHLDDALSAVASIPANNHFVDADSTRQVGVEVEEGGPRPVEGQLKIVTGHGAETDYVSVTIAEPEEEEPVAVDETLAERSATPGDADDEEDAGFEFPTAALRQNGPVAVLGLLALAVAAGSASLADGVAVFAGSLAVLGSLVAAGYLLAR
- a CDS encoding DUF7523 family protein; translation: MSLAEETRAAARRRPFLVDALRAGVVNYTAAARELAEEMDGDPDNDSVATALRRFADSLPDRDADSRSARVSMKSGLGEVEASADAADALLAVGDTRLAPGEGSLTGVLASGDVAATALGHVLGRLDAEGVAVRAAGLAGESLLVAVERRDGPDALRVVEDALDAVPGE